A window from Theobroma cacao cultivar B97-61/B2 chromosome 3, Criollo_cocoa_genome_V2, whole genome shotgun sequence encodes these proteins:
- the LOC18606684 gene encoding subtilisin-like protease SBT2.5: protein MGSTKTELYFVFMNYDPEYQRLRADRTKKGAYELDLYLSRKHDELLAGTLQAGSYKKTLSLVIVDGFAVEITEAQANVLRSANGVRVVEKNQELA from the exons ATGGGGAGCACCAAAACTGAGTTATACTTTGTTTTCATGAATTATGATCCTGAATACCAGCGTCTTCGAGCTGATCG AACTAAGAAAGGGGCGTACGAGCTTGATTTGTACCTGAGTAGGAAGCACGATGAGCTGTTGGCAGGCACCCTTCAAGCTGGCAGCTACAAGAAGACCTTATCTTTGGTCATTGTTGATGGTTTTGCAGTTGAAATCACAGAGGCCCAG GCCAATGTGCTTAGATCTGCCAATGGGGTAAGAGTTGTGGAGAAGAATCAAGAGCTTGCTTAG
- the LOC18606688 gene encoding abscisic acid receptor PYL8: MVTNDYITMNGNGFSKMEEEFIKRHHQHDVKENQCTSSLVKHIKAPIHLVWSLVRRFDQPQKYKPFVSRCVVQGDLQIGSVREVNVKSGLPATTSTERLEYLDDDEHILSMKIVGGDHRLKNYSSIVTVHPEVIDGRPGTLVIESFVVDVPDGNTKDETCYFVEALIKCNLKSLADVSERLAVQDRTEPIERM, translated from the exons ATGGTGACCAATGATTATATCACCATGAACGGGAACGGTTTTAGTAAGATGGAAGAAGAGTTCATCAAGAGGCACCACCAACACGACGTTAAAGAAAATCAGTGTACCTCTTCGCTCGTTAAACACATCAAAGCTCCCATTCATCTC GTTTGGTCTTTGGTGAGGAGATTCGATCAACCGCAGAAGTACAAACCATTTGTTAGCAGGTGTGTTGTGCAGGGTGACCTTCAGATTGGAAGCGTTAGAGAAGTCAATGTTAAGTCAGGACTGCCAGCCACAACTAGCACTGAAAGGTTGGAGTATCTAGATGATGATGAGCATATTTTGAGCATGAAGATTGTTGGCGGAGATCACAGGTTGAAG AACTACTCATCCATTGTTACAGTCCATCCTGAGGTCATTGATGGCAGGCCAGGAACTTTGGTGATTGAGTCATTTGTGGTGGATGTACCAGATGGGAACACCAAGGACGAAACATGCTACTTTGTTGAGGCACTGATCAAGTGCAACCTCAAGTCATTAGCAGATGTTTCAGAGCGTTTGGCTGTTCAGGATCGAACTGAACCCATTGAGAGGATGTGA
- the LOC18606685 gene encoding probable inactive receptor kinase At2g26730, protein MLTRAFTKPKKSFKEYGEHSRSWSISEYDDGIVGLMDDIPLISCENHGLPLTLKEVLRTSVGVMGANNREFTEKVVLSKGRLCALKRFRKVLVGKSEFGRRVERLAQVCRKCEYLVPITAYLYTRRFKLVLCDYYPMGSLADLLEGGRRGQTALIWNERLMIIVYVARAIAFIHAQCPPSEKNMKMNVHGNIKSSNIMINIDLTALLSDYGFVQLADCVEDSDHIEGPGTGYCENLSEKSDIFNFGLVLLDVLGGVREPGFIECIVETKESIKLGKSTFFEFDVQGRERRQALKVLDIALACTNRLAEARPSIEQILLNLGDILNSTK, encoded by the exons atgctcaCAAGGGCCTTtacaaaacccaaaaagagTTTTAAAGAATACGGTGAACACAGCAGGTCCTGGTCCATCTCTGAATATGATGACGGCATAGTAGGATTGATGGATGATATACCGTTGATTTCTTGTGAAAATCATGGACTCCCGCTGACTCTGAAGGAGGTTTTGAGGACATCTGTTGGTGTGATGGGAGCGAACAATAGGGAATTTACAGAGAAAGTGGTGTTGTCCAAGGGTAGATTATGCGCTCTGAAGAGGTTTCGCAAGGTTCTTGTAGGCAAAAGTGAGTTCGGGAGGAGAGTTGAAAGGTTGGCTCAGGTTTGCAGGAAGTGCGAGTACCTCGTCCCAATCACTGCTTATTTGTATACCAGGAGGTTCAAGCTTGTTCTTTGTGACTACTATCCCATGGGAAGCTTAGCTGACTTGCTTGAAG GTGGGAGGCGCGGCCAAACTGCCTTAATTTGGAATGAACGGCTGATGATAATAGTTTACGTTGCACGAGCAATCGCTTTCATCCATGCACAATGCCCCCCAAGTGAAAAGAACATGAAAATGAACGTTCATGGAAACATTAAATCCTCCAACATCATGATAAACATCGACCTGACGGCTCTGTTATCAGATTATGGCTTCGTCCAGTTGGCTGACTGCGTGGAAGATTCTGATCATATAGAAGGACCAGGAACTGGTTACTGTGAGAATTTGAGTGAAAAGAGTGACATATTCAACTTTGGGCTAGTTTTACTCGACGTGCTAGGAGGAGTGAGGGAGCCAGGTTTCATAGAGTGCATAGTTGAAACAAAGGAAAGTATAAAACTGGGGAAAAGTacattttttgaatttgatgtGCAAGGGAGAGAACGGAGGCAAGCTTTGAAGGTTTTAGACATTGCTTTGGCTTGTACAAACAGGTTGGCAGAGGCCAGGCCTTCAATCGAGCAAATCCTATTGAATCTTGGTGATATTCTCAATAGTACTAAATAA
- the LOC18606686 gene encoding urease accessory protein UreE, producing MARLAVAFTVIFLFTFSSHARFLTAEQEHDVTLEETETKLPESNPKTTNAIFLPSEKPGFESAEVVDFKPDDALETVSEVDSAPLTKISFRPVNRHFPRRPMIPFRHKHNCRFHKRFRPLNPRLQQKRYISYGDDMILSDEKSQFDPESRGVVRQIQPRWARFRDDGTESEDLDFIKPHHHDHDHDHDHEHEHEHDHDDHHHHHHHHHRRHHHGEEDEKDEREEHEGGFMRRFRKFFIHF from the coding sequence atggctagacTCGCCGTTGCGTTCACGGTAATTTTCCTCTTCACCTTCTCATCTCACGCCCGCTTTCTCACAGCTGAACAGGAACATGACGTCACCCTCGAAGAAACCGAGACCAAGTTACCGGAATCCAACCCTAAAACCACAAACGCCATCTTTCTCCCTAGCGAGAAACCAGGGTTCGAATCCGCCGAAGTAGTTGATTTCAAGCCCGATGATGCCTTGGAAACCGTCTCAGAGGTGGATTCGGCTCCGTTGACAAAGATCAGTTTCCGTCCTGTAAACCGTCACTTCCCCAGGCGTCCCATGATTCCGTTCCGTCACAAACACAACTGCCGTTTCCACAAACGGTTCAGGCCTTTGAACCCGCGGTTACAGCAGAAGCGCTATATTTCTTACGGTGACGATATGATTTTGTCCGACGAGAAGTCTCAATTTGACCCGGAGTCACGCGGTGTGGTTCGCCAGATCCAGCCGAGATGGGCCAGGTTTCGCGATGATGGCACCGAGTCTGAGGATCTAGATTTTATAAAGCCTCATCACCACGACCACGACCACGACCACGACCACGAACACGAACACGAACACGATCATGATGACcatcaccaccaccaccaccatcacCACCGCCGCCATCACCATGGAGAGGAAGACGAGAAGGATGAGAGGGAGGAGCACGAGGGCGGGTTCATGAGGAGGTTTCGCAagttttttattcatttttga
- the LOC18606687 gene encoding probable polygalacturonase, with product MFRALGSIWLCCFFLQVSLFFYVSYGNLITCSGIVPMRYRNDKISITDFGGVGDGRTLNTKAFRAAIYRIQHLRRRGGTLLYVPPGVYLTESFNLTSHMTLYLARGAVIKATQDTWNWPLIAPLPSYGRGREHPGGRYMSFIHGDGLRDVVITGENGTIDGEGAIWWNMWRQRTLQFTRPNLVEFVNSRGIIISNVIFRNSPFWNIHPVYCSNVVIRYVTILAPPDSPNTDGIDPDSSSNVCIEDSFISTGDDLVAVKSGWDEYGIAYGRPSSCITIRRVTGTSPFSGIAVGSETSGGVENVLAENIVLYNTGIGVNVKTNIGRGGFIKNITVSEVFMENVRTGIKIAGDTGDHPDNNFNPNALPYVKGVTFKNIWGVKVQRAGSIQGLKNAPFTGICLSKVNLHGTTGPGSPPWKCSDVSGAAIEVSPWPCAELTSPQQSGSCASPF from the exons ATGTTTCGAGCTTTGGGTTCAATTTGGCTTTGTTGCTTCTTCCTTCAAGTCTCATTGTTCTTTTATGTTTCTTATGGGAACTTGATAACTTGCTCGGGGATAGTACCGATGAGGTACAGAAACGATAAGATATCGATAACGGACTTTGGCGGGGTTGGGGACGGACGGACGCTTAATACTAAGGCGTTCCGGGCAGCTATATATCGAATTCAGCATCTGAGAAGGAGAGGTGGCACGCTGCTTTATGTGCCTCCTGGGGTGTACTTAACGGAGAGCTTTAACCTCACTAGTCATATGACTCTTTATCTGGCTAGGGGTGCTGTTATAAAAGCCACTCAG GACACTTGGAACTGGCCTTTAATTGCTCCTTTGCCATCTTATGGAAGGGGAAGGGAGCACCCTGGAGGAAGATATATGAGCTTTATTCATGGAGATGGACTACGAGATGTGGTGATCACTG GTGAGAATGGCACAATCGATGGTGAAGGAGCTATCTGGTGGAACATGTGGAGGCAGAGAACTCTCCAGTTTACAAGACCAAATCTTGTTGAATTTGTGAATTCCAGAGGCATTATCATTTCAAATGTGATTTTTCGAAATTCACCCTTCTGGAACATTCACCCTGTTTATTGCAG cAATGTTGTTATTAGATATGTTACCATCCTGGCTCCACCAGACTCCCCTAATACTGATGGAATTGATCCAG ATTCAAGCTCCAATGTCTGTATAGAAGACTCATTCATTTCTACAGGAGATGATCTTGTGGCTGTGAAGAGTGGATGGGATGAATATGGGATTGCGTATGGACGCCCCAGCTCCTGTATCACCATCCGGCGAGTTACAGGGACATCCCCATTTTCTGGAATTGCAGTGGGAAGTGAAACCTCGGGTGGAGTGGAGAATGTCTTGGCGGAGAACATAGTTCTTTACAACACGGGaattggtgttaatgtgaaGACAAACATTGGTAGGGGAGGGTTTATAAAAAACATCACTGTGTCTGAAGTGTTCATGGAAAACGTAAGAACAGGTATCAAAATTGCAGGTGACACTGGCGACCACCCTGATAACAATTTTAACCCAAATGCTCTCCCATATGTCAAGGGCGTTACGTTTAAGAACATCTGGGGTGTGAAAGTCCAGCGAGCAGGTTCGATACAAGGCCTCAAGAATGCCCCCTTTACCGGCATCTGTCTTTCGAAGGTTAACCTCCACGGGACAACCGGACCAGGATCTCCTCCATGGAAGTGCTCTGATGTAAGTGGGGCTGCAATCGAGGTAAGCCCATGGCCATGTGCCGAACTCACCAGCCCACAACAGAGTGGCTCATGCGCCAGTCCTTTCTGA